The following are from one region of the Chloroflexota bacterium genome:
- a CDS encoding radical SAM protein translates to MPDPELVVVWRITEHCDLGCAFCAYSRHLRRPRLSAGPAQVLAFGALLKEYATTYQRDVLVSWLGGEPLRWPPLFKVSHTFKNGFNLRLGVTTNGTALNSESVRRRLVEDFDQLTISVDGLGDFHDRGRDAPGLFEQLRLNIQSLSELKRNTGHGPLLRVNTILMRDNIRNFETLCRAVAEWGVQEITFNALGGRDRPEFFPDHRLLPEQVEQFCEALPGIRARMAQPGLTILGSEHYLERLQNWSLNLQSPISDCSPGQRFLFIDERGFIAPCSFTLQDYGIHLSEIRGPRDLAQLPSRLATRKRDKMSAPCFDCPSTHVFGKFVGGLGSLT, encoded by the coding sequence ATGCCTGACCCGGAATTGGTCGTCGTCTGGCGAATTACCGAACACTGTGACCTCGGCTGTGCCTTCTGCGCCTACAGCCGCCACCTCCGCCGCCCCCGCCTCTCGGCCGGCCCGGCTCAAGTTCTGGCCTTCGGCGCTTTGCTCAAAGAGTACGCAACAACTTATCAGCGCGATGTTCTCGTCAGTTGGCTTGGCGGCGAGCCGTTGCGCTGGCCGCCGCTGTTCAAGGTTTCGCACACCTTTAAGAACGGCTTCAATTTACGACTCGGAGTCACTACCAACGGCACGGCCCTCAATTCCGAGTCTGTTCGACGGCGGCTCGTCGAAGATTTTGATCAACTCACGATCAGCGTGGACGGCCTCGGCGATTTCCACGACCGGGGCCGGGACGCGCCGGGGCTGTTTGAGCAGTTGCGGCTCAACATCCAAAGCTTGAGCGAGCTAAAACGGAATACGGGACATGGCCCGCTTCTTCGCGTCAATACCATTTTGATGCGCGACAACATCCGCAACTTTGAAACTCTGTGCCGGGCTGTGGCCGAATGGGGCGTGCAGGAAATCACCTTCAACGCCCTGGGCGGGCGCGACCGGCCAGAGTTCTTTCCCGACCACCGCTTGTTGCCGGAGCAAGTCGAGCAGTTTTGCGAAGCCCTGCCCGGCATCCGCGCCCGAATGGCACAACCAGGATTGACGATTCTCGGAAGCGAACATTATCTGGAGCGGCTACAAAACTGGTCGCTCAATCTCCAATCTCCGATCTCTGATTGTTCTCCCGGCCAGCGCTTTCTTTTCATTGACGAACGCGGCTTCATCGCACCGTGCAGTTTCACGCTACAGGATTACGGCATTCATCTAAGTGAGATTCGCGGGCCGCGCGACCTGGCTCAATTGCCCTCGCGGCTCGCAACGCGCAAACGCGATAAAATGTCAGCGCCGTGCTTCGACTGTCCGAGCACCCACGTGTTTGGAAAGTTTGTCGGCGGGCTTGGCTCCCTGACTTGA